In Niallia sp. FSL W8-0635, one genomic interval encodes:
- a CDS encoding bifunctional homocysteine S-methyltransferase/methylenetetrahydrofolate reductase, which translates to MSFLNRLKSEILIGDGAMGTLLYSYGKDTCFEALNLSHREQIEQVHQAYIHAGADIIQTNSYAANYLKLQRYGLEDNVKEINSAAVKIAKQASKDKNVSVLGTIGGNRGMKPQAISLEEIKRSFREQLYCLLLEGVDGILLETFYDLEELETVLQITKKETDLPVIAQVSIHEIGILQNQIPLKNTFDRLEGLGADVIGLNCRLGPHHMIASLEQIPLPKDAYLSAYPNASLPAFIDGKFEYKDNAEYFRKSAEEFRKQGVRLLGGCCGTTPEHIKNFAEALKNASPLTEKSVLSNKAVVDSIVLHSPPPRDYTPLEEIVKERASVIVELDPPRKLDTTRFFEGAKKLKEEGIDAITLADNSLASARISNTAIGTLVKQNIGLRPLIHIACRDRNMIGLQSHLMGLHTLGLHDVLAITGDPARVGDFPGASSVYDMTSFDLISMIKQLNEGLSFSGKNLGQKTAFSVSAAFNPNVRQVDKAVKRLEKKIACGADYIITQPIYSEEKIVELYEATKHIDKPIYIGLMPLTSSNNAEFLHNEVPGIKIDDSIRQTMAQLKDNPEKATQEGLNITKSLIDTATTYFNGIYLITPFLRYELSVELARYTKIRTAATRRKSDATNIIS; encoded by the coding sequence ATGAGTTTTCTGAATCGGCTAAAAAGTGAAATTTTAATAGGAGACGGCGCTATGGGTACCCTCCTCTATTCTTACGGGAAGGATACTTGCTTTGAAGCATTAAATCTTTCCCATCGAGAACAAATAGAGCAGGTTCATCAAGCATATATTCATGCTGGCGCAGATATCATTCAAACTAATTCATATGCTGCCAACTATTTAAAATTACAACGATACGGACTTGAAGATAATGTAAAGGAAATAAACAGTGCTGCCGTAAAAATTGCCAAACAAGCATCCAAGGATAAGAATGTCAGTGTTTTAGGTACAATTGGCGGTAACCGAGGAATGAAGCCTCAAGCCATTAGTTTAGAAGAAATAAAGCGAAGTTTTCGGGAACAGCTTTATTGTTTACTACTAGAAGGCGTCGATGGTATTCTCTTAGAAACATTTTATGATCTCGAAGAATTAGAAACCGTACTCCAAATTACCAAAAAGGAAACAGACCTTCCAGTCATTGCTCAGGTTTCTATTCATGAAATTGGCATATTGCAAAACCAGATTCCTCTAAAGAATACTTTTGACAGATTAGAAGGATTAGGAGCAGATGTTATCGGACTGAATTGCCGGTTAGGTCCACACCATATGATAGCATCACTTGAACAGATTCCATTACCGAAGGATGCCTATTTATCCGCATATCCAAATGCTAGTTTGCCTGCGTTTATTGACGGAAAATTCGAATATAAAGACAACGCAGAATATTTCCGAAAATCAGCAGAAGAATTCCGCAAACAAGGTGTTCGACTCTTAGGGGGATGCTGTGGAACAACACCTGAACATATTAAAAATTTTGCTGAAGCACTGAAAAATGCTTCCCCTCTTACAGAAAAATCGGTTCTATCTAATAAAGCTGTTGTTGATTCCATCGTTCTTCACTCCCCTCCCCCACGGGACTACACACCTTTGGAGGAGATTGTGAAAGAAAGAGCTTCCGTCATTGTGGAATTAGATCCACCTAGAAAATTAGATACAACTCGATTTTTTGAAGGGGCAAAAAAATTAAAAGAAGAAGGCATTGATGCCATCACCCTTGCAGACAATAGCTTAGCATCAGCACGTATATCCAATACCGCAATTGGTACATTAGTAAAACAAAATATTGGCTTACGTCCCCTTATTCACATTGCTTGTCGCGATCGGAATATGATTGGATTGCAGTCTCATTTAATGGGATTACACACATTGGGACTACATGATGTGTTAGCTATTACAGGCGATCCAGCTAGAGTTGGAGATTTTCCAGGTGCTTCTTCTGTTTACGATATGACTTCCTTTGATTTAATTTCGATGATCAAGCAGTTAAATGAAGGTCTCTCCTTCTCTGGAAAAAATCTAGGACAGAAGACAGCTTTTTCTGTTTCTGCTGCATTTAATCCAAATGTACGCCAAGTGGATAAGGCTGTTAAAAGGCTAGAGAAAAAGATTGCATGCGGAGCAGATTATATTATTACACAGCCAATCTATTCAGAAGAAAAAATTGTTGAATTATATGAAGCAACTAAACATATTGATAAACCAATTTATATCGGTTTAATGCCATTGACGAGCAGCAATAATGCCGAATTTTTGCATAATGAAGTACCTGGAATTAAAATTGATGATTCGATTCGTCAGACAATGGCGCAATTAAAAGACAATCCAGAAAAAGCTACCCAAGAAGGATTGAATATTACGAAGTCGCTAATTGATACTGCAACCACCTACTTCAACGGTATCTACTTAATAACACCTTTTTTACGATATGAGCTTTCCGTCGAATTGGCTCGCTATACAAAAATACGAACTGCTGCAACTAGGAGGAAATCTGATGCAACAAATATCATTAGCTGA
- the metC gene encoding cystathionine beta-lyase, protein MSTPYTFETKLLHNKHKFDPETGAVSVPIQHASTFHQKDIDEFGKYDYSRSLNPTREALEEVIAELEDGTHGFAFSSGMAAISTAFLLLSQGDHVVISEDVYGGTYRMVTTVLNRFGIDHTFVDMTNLEAVEAAVLPNTKVFYVETPSNPLLKVTDIEAISLLAKKYNVWTFVDNTFLTPALQKPLTLGADVVLHSATKFLSGHSDVIAGVAVVKDPALAKQIGYLQNSFGAVLGVQDCWLLLRGIKTLHVRMKHSSDGARIIAEHLRNHPLIKKVHYPGFEDHPQYAIQRKQASNPGAVFSFELHTEEAMRTFVENVKLPVFAVSLGAVESILSYPAKMSHAAMDPAARAERGITDALLRLSVGLENPQDLINDFEAALKKTAELHYI, encoded by the coding sequence ATGAGCACACCATATACATTTGAAACGAAATTACTTCACAATAAACATAAATTTGATCCAGAAACGGGAGCAGTTAGTGTGCCAATTCAGCACGCTTCTACCTTCCATCAAAAGGATATAGATGAATTCGGCAAATATGATTATAGTAGAAGCTTAAATCCAACGAGGGAAGCATTGGAAGAAGTTATAGCAGAATTAGAAGATGGTACACATGGATTTGCCTTCTCATCTGGTATGGCTGCTATCTCCACTGCCTTCCTATTATTATCGCAAGGTGACCATGTTGTTATTTCAGAAGATGTATATGGCGGTACTTATCGTATGGTTACTACTGTATTAAATCGCTTTGGCATTGACCATACCTTTGTGGATATGACGAATTTAGAGGCAGTCGAAGCAGCTGTTTTACCAAACACAAAAGTTTTCTATGTAGAAACACCTTCCAATCCATTACTAAAAGTAACCGACATTGAGGCCATTAGCCTTCTTGCAAAAAAATACAATGTGTGGACATTCGTTGATAATACTTTTTTAACACCTGCCCTACAAAAGCCATTGACATTAGGTGCAGATGTTGTCCTTCATAGTGCGACTAAATTCCTGTCTGGGCATAGTGATGTTATTGCCGGCGTTGCAGTTGTAAAGGATCCTGCTCTTGCTAAACAAATTGGCTATTTGCAAAATTCCTTTGGCGCAGTTCTTGGTGTACAGGATTGTTGGTTGCTGCTTAGAGGAATCAAGACTTTACATGTTCGTATGAAGCATTCAAGCGATGGTGCACGAATTATTGCAGAACATTTGCGAAACCACCCATTAATCAAAAAAGTGCATTATCCTGGCTTTGAAGACCATCCTCAATACGCAATCCAGAGAAAACAAGCGTCCAATCCAGGGGCAGTATTTTCCTTTGAATTACATACAGAAGAAGCAATGAGGACGTTTGTTGAAAATGTGAAACTACCTGTTTTTGCTGTTAGTCTTGGTGCAGTTGAATCTATTCTTTCGTACCCTGCAAAAATGTCCCATGCGGCGATGGATCCTGCTGCAAGAGCAGAACGAGGAATTACAGATGCACTCCTTCGACTTTCCGTTGGGCTAGAAAATCCTCAAGATTTAATCAATGACTTTGAGGCAGCACTGAAAAAAACAGCAGAGCTACATTATATTTAA
- a CDS encoding methionine biosynthesis PLP-dependent protein: MYSLETKLAQIGNRSETTTGAVNPPVYFSTAYRHAGIGESTGYDYTRTGNPTREILENAIADLEEGDRGFACSSGMAAIQTILSLFQSGDEWIISKDLYGGTYRLLEQGYKKWGLRCTYVNTSDTDALRTAITPNTKAIFLETPTNPLMEQTDISEVASISKENDILLIVDNTFYTPIIQQPIRLGADIVIHSATKYLGGHNDVLAGLIVAKGEALCNELALHHNSAGAVLSPFDSWLLMRGMKTLSLRMEKHEENAKILTTFLQEHDAVVDVLYPGRGGMISFRIQNETWVNPFLQNLTLISFAESLGGVESFITYPATQTHADIPLEVRLETGVDNQLLRFSVGIENVNDLIKDLDKAFSIAKGIAKEVTI; this comes from the coding sequence ATGTACAGTTTAGAGACGAAGTTAGCACAAATTGGAAATCGAAGTGAAACAACGACAGGAGCGGTAAACCCACCTGTATATTTCTCTACTGCTTATCGCCATGCAGGTATTGGGGAGTCAACTGGTTATGATTATACGCGTACTGGCAATCCTACCCGAGAAATTTTAGAAAACGCAATTGCTGATTTAGAAGAAGGCGATCGTGGATTCGCATGTAGCTCGGGAATGGCTGCAATCCAAACAATCCTTTCCCTCTTCCAAAGTGGTGATGAGTGGATTATTTCTAAAGATTTATATGGAGGCACTTACCGATTACTAGAACAAGGCTATAAAAAATGGGGCCTTCGATGTACGTACGTTAATACCTCAGATACAGATGCTTTGCGTACAGCAATTACTCCAAATACAAAAGCAATCTTCCTTGAAACTCCTACTAATCCATTAATGGAACAAACGGATATTTCTGAGGTTGCTTCCATTTCGAAAGAAAACGATATTCTACTTATTGTTGATAATACTTTTTATACTCCCATAATCCAACAGCCAATCCGTTTAGGGGCTGATATTGTCATCCATAGTGCGACTAAGTATTTAGGTGGCCATAACGATGTCCTAGCAGGTCTTATCGTCGCAAAAGGAGAAGCACTTTGTAATGAGCTTGCTTTACATCATAATTCTGCTGGTGCTGTTTTAAGCCCGTTTGATTCCTGGTTATTAATGAGAGGAATGAAGACATTATCATTAAGAATGGAGAAGCATGAAGAAAATGCGAAAATACTCACTACTTTCCTTCAAGAGCATGATGCTGTTGTCGATGTTCTCTATCCTGGTCGAGGCGGAATGATTTCGTTTAGAATTCAAAATGAGACTTGGGTCAATCCATTTCTGCAAAATTTAACACTTATCTCTTTTGCAGAAAGTCTAGGTGGAGTGGAAAGCTTTATTACCTATCCAGCTACCCAAACCCACGCAGATATTCCATTAGAAGTTCGATTAGAAACTGGTGTTGATAACCAGCTATTACGTTTTTCCGTCGGGATTGAAAATGTTAATGACTTAATTAAAGATTTGGATAAAGCTTTTTCCATTGCAAAGGGAATTGCCAAGGAGGTAACAATATGA
- a CDS encoding H-type small acid-soluble spore protein encodes MNIGRAIEIMNAADIVDVSYQGEKVIIQNVDEETKKARIYTKANPDHELDVDVYQLIEEI; translated from the coding sequence TTGAATATTGGAAGAGCGATTGAAATAATGAATGCAGCGGATATTGTAGATGTTAGTTATCAAGGTGAAAAGGTAATTATCCAAAATGTGGATGAGGAAACGAAAAAAGCAAGAATTTATACAAAAGCAAATCCTGATCACGAGCTAGATGTTGATGTGTATCAATTAATTGAAGAAATCTAA
- a CDS encoding response regulator transcription factor yields the protein MKKILIIEDEKNLSRFIELELTYEGYKTEVCSDGRSGLQKALEEDWDIILLDLMLPELNGIEVCRRLRQTKNTPILMITARDSVLDRVSGLDSGADDYLIKPFAIEELLARLRALFRRIEPQKNSSHQVMTKLTYKDITLEVESHIAKKGEEILSLTKREYDLLYMFMTNINIVLSRDVLLEKIWGYESEVETNVIDVYVRYLRNKLDPTGQEVYIETVRGIGYVMR from the coding sequence ATGAAAAAAATTTTGATTATTGAAGATGAAAAAAACCTTTCGAGATTTATCGAATTGGAATTAACGTATGAAGGATACAAGACAGAGGTTTGTTCAGATGGTAGAAGCGGTCTTCAAAAGGCATTAGAGGAAGATTGGGATATCATTTTACTAGATCTTATGCTGCCTGAATTAAACGGTATTGAGGTATGCAGAAGGCTCCGCCAAACAAAAAACACCCCTATATTAATGATAACGGCACGTGATAGTGTTCTAGATAGAGTATCAGGATTAGATAGTGGAGCAGATGATTATTTAATTAAGCCCTTTGCTATTGAAGAACTCTTAGCAAGACTCCGTGCGTTGTTTCGTAGAATTGAACCACAAAAAAATTCTTCCCATCAAGTAATGACAAAATTAACATACAAAGATATTACCCTTGAGGTGGAATCACATATTGCCAAAAAAGGGGAAGAGATTCTGTCTTTAACGAAAAGAGAGTACGATTTACTCTATATGTTTATGACCAATATTAATATTGTTTTATCTAGAGATGTATTATTGGAGAAAATATGGGGATATGAATCAGAAGTAGAAACAAATGTGATTGATGTTTATGTACGGTATTTAAGAAATAAGCTTGATCCAACTGGACAAGAAGTTTATATAGAAACGGTCAGAGGAATAGGATATGTGATGAGATGA
- a CDS encoding sensor histidine kinase yields MKFIKKISLLPWKWKLTLGLSFSIFFTYSIFSFFEFHTVSSWLLNQEETDMKEAMEQVVQQLSLQENDFSDQELEANVSLLEKLNNNNQLIRVLNEDGHAIFSDMNGDFPIIEPNEIYNDEQFHYVSIGEQNSLVYSKELQMPTFNGRVEIIRSLQSLDQVREHLRFAMSMFAIAALIISGLIGYFISYLLLRPVNSITKTMKKIKSSGFKERMPEYPQKDEIADLTIIFNEMMDVIEQSFQQQKQFIEDASHELRTPVSVLEGHLSMLNRWGKNNQDILEESLQASTEEVTRLKKLIISLLDLSRLEQNRVESDLTPERVKWLLEHTIQDFRMLHQNFSFQLTLDSLHLYKVSEQHLQQIATILLDNAVKYSFHEKNIFLHTYETDHHFVLEISDQGIGIPKEDMDKVFDRFYRVDKARSREQGGTGLGLAIAKKIVELYKGKIEIKSKVGQGTKVIVRFPI; encoded by the coding sequence ATGAAATTTATAAAGAAAATATCTCTTTTACCTTGGAAGTGGAAATTAACACTTGGATTATCCTTCAGCATTTTTTTTACTTATTCCATTTTTTCTTTTTTTGAATTTCATACAGTTTCTTCTTGGTTATTAAACCAGGAAGAAACGGATATGAAAGAAGCAATGGAGCAAGTCGTCCAACAATTAAGTTTGCAGGAAAACGATTTTTCGGACCAAGAGCTTGAAGCCAACGTTTCCTTATTGGAGAAATTGAATAATAATAATCAGCTGATTCGAGTGCTGAATGAAGATGGACATGCCATTTTTTCCGATATGAATGGTGATTTCCCTATCATTGAGCCTAATGAAATATATAATGACGAACAATTTCATTATGTTTCTATTGGTGAGCAGAATTCATTGGTTTACAGTAAGGAATTACAGATGCCTACCTTTAATGGAAGAGTGGAAATTATAAGATCTCTCCAATCATTAGATCAAGTTCGTGAACATCTACGTTTTGCAATGTCAATGTTTGCAATTGCCGCTTTAATAATAAGTGGACTGATTGGTTATTTTATTTCCTATTTATTATTGAGACCTGTTAATTCCATAACAAAAACGATGAAAAAAATTAAAAGTAGTGGTTTTAAGGAACGAATGCCAGAGTATCCGCAAAAAGATGAAATTGCTGATTTAACAATTATTTTTAATGAGATGATGGATGTGATTGAACAATCCTTCCAACAACAAAAACAATTTATTGAAGACGCTTCCCATGAATTGAGAACACCAGTTTCTGTATTAGAAGGACATCTATCTATGTTAAATAGATGGGGGAAAAATAACCAAGATATATTAGAAGAGTCTCTTCAGGCATCGACGGAGGAAGTGACTAGATTAAAAAAATTAATCATCAGTTTATTAGATTTATCAAGATTAGAACAGAATAGAGTCGAATCAGACTTAACACCAGAAAGAGTAAAGTGGTTATTAGAGCACACTATTCAAGATTTTAGGATGCTTCATCAAAACTTTTCCTTTCAACTAACGCTAGATTCACTTCATCTTTATAAAGTATCTGAACAGCATTTGCAGCAAATCGCCACCATCTTACTTGATAATGCAGTTAAATACTCCTTTCATGAAAAAAATATTTTTCTTCATACGTATGAAACAGACCATCACTTTGTCCTAGAAATTAGTGATCAAGGAATCGGGATTCCAAAAGAGGACATGGATAAAGTATTTGATCGGTTTTATCGAGTAGATAAAGCAAGGAGTAGAGAACAGGGTGGAACAGGACTTGGTTTGGCAATTGCGAAGAAAATAGTCGAATTGTATAAAGGGAAAATTGAAATTAAAAGTAAAGTTGGACAAGGGACAAAAGTCATCGTTCGCTTTCCTATATAA
- the sucA gene encoding 2-oxoglutarate dehydrogenase E1 component, which produces MEKPSDGTVSYQPKFYGPNLGLVMELYEQYVQDPNSVDEDMKKHFDQWGPPIDTQEETSTDHLSLQSEVQVEKIIAAVTLVNKIRAYGHLAADIYPLNDHKREYDLFELSRFDLTKEDLVKIPASLICPDAPKHVVNGFEAVQYLKDIYTKTIAFEYYHVNDIKEKNWLQAKVESGSLKPACHKELKKKLLKRVIEVEEFENFLHRTYVGQKRFSIEGLDTMVPLIDEIISETVINGAQNINIGMAHRGRLNVLAHVLEKPYEMIFAEFQHAPNKQLVPSEGSIGISFGWTGDVKYHLGLDRQIKANNVSNVRLTLANNPSHLEFVGAVVEGFTRASQDDRTKPGFPEEDSNKSLAILIHGDAAFPGQGIVSETLNLTGLKGYRTGGTIHIIANNTIGFTTESSDSRSTRYASDLAKGFEIPIIHVNADDPEACIKAAKLACEYRETFKKDFLIDLIGYRRYGHNEMDEPMTTNPLMYKLIHDHPTITKLYGEKLVTENVIREKDVHEIREEVIEKLKKAHARVPKKEEDPIITNPPNSVERQLPQINTAVPMEQLKQVNKELLSYPPQFQIFDKLGKVLKRRNDALEGDGKIDWSLAETLAFATILEDGTPIRLSGQDSERGTFAHRNIILHDYMTGEQYSPLHTLSTAKASFAVHNSPLSEGSVLGFEYGYNVHAPETLVLWEAQFGDFANAAQVIFDQFIAAGRAKWGQKSGLVMLLPHGYEGQGPEHSSARLERFLILAAENNWTVANLSSSAQYFHILRRQAAILKKEEVRPLVIMTPKSLLRNADVASNGLEFSDGAFHSILEVENAGGNKEDVTRLVLSTGKISIDLYKAYQNLANADAIHLARVEEIYPFPEERLAEIIQRFPNLKEIVWVQEEPKNMGSWSFMEPRIRKLIPNTISLQYVGRRRRSSPAEGDPIVHRKDQARIVNEALTLE; this is translated from the coding sequence ATGGAGAAGCCATCTGATGGTACAGTCTCATACCAACCAAAATTTTATGGGCCAAACTTAGGGCTTGTAATGGAGCTTTATGAGCAATATGTTCAAGATCCAAATTCAGTTGATGAAGATATGAAAAAGCACTTTGATCAATGGGGACCCCCTATTGATACGCAAGAAGAAACTAGCACAGATCATTTATCTCTACAATCCGAAGTTCAAGTTGAAAAAATTATTGCAGCAGTTACATTAGTAAATAAGATTAGGGCATATGGCCATTTAGCGGCAGATATTTATCCATTAAATGACCATAAGAGAGAATATGATTTATTTGAACTTTCTCGTTTTGATCTTACAAAAGAGGATTTAGTAAAAATACCAGCTTCGTTAATTTGTCCAGATGCGCCAAAGCATGTAGTAAATGGCTTTGAGGCTGTTCAGTATTTAAAAGATATTTACACGAAGACAATTGCGTTTGAATACTATCATGTGAATGATATTAAAGAAAAAAATTGGCTACAGGCAAAAGTAGAATCGGGCAGCCTAAAGCCAGCTTGTCATAAAGAATTAAAGAAAAAATTATTAAAAAGAGTAATAGAAGTAGAAGAATTTGAAAATTTTTTACATAGAACCTATGTCGGGCAAAAGAGATTTTCTATAGAAGGTCTTGATACAATGGTCCCGCTAATTGATGAAATCATATCAGAAACAGTCATTAACGGTGCACAAAATATTAATATTGGTATGGCGCACAGAGGACGATTAAACGTTCTAGCACATGTATTAGAGAAGCCATATGAAATGATCTTTGCAGAATTTCAGCATGCTCCTAATAAACAGTTAGTTCCTTCAGAAGGATCAATTGGAATTAGCTTTGGATGGACAGGGGACGTTAAGTATCATTTAGGATTAGATAGACAAATTAAAGCAAATAATGTTTCAAATGTCCGCTTGACACTCGCAAATAATCCAAGTCATCTTGAGTTTGTTGGAGCTGTAGTAGAAGGCTTTACACGTGCCTCCCAAGATGACAGAACAAAACCGGGTTTTCCAGAGGAGGATTCTAATAAGTCTCTAGCTATCTTAATTCACGGGGATGCCGCTTTCCCAGGGCAAGGAATTGTATCTGAGACATTAAACTTAACTGGGCTAAAGGGATATCGTACTGGCGGAACCATTCATATCATTGCTAATAATACAATCGGCTTTACAACCGAATCTAGTGATTCCAGATCAACTCGCTATGCTAGTGATTTAGCAAAAGGGTTTGAAATACCGATTATCCATGTCAATGCCGATGATCCAGAAGCTTGTATTAAAGCAGCTAAACTTGCATGTGAATACAGAGAAACCTTTAAAAAGGATTTTTTAATTGATTTAATCGGGTATAGAAGATACGGACATAATGAAATGGACGAACCAATGACAACTAATCCATTAATGTACAAGTTAATTCATGATCACCCAACTATTACAAAGTTATATGGCGAAAAGCTAGTAACGGAAAATGTTATTCGAGAAAAGGATGTTCATGAAATTAGAGAAGAAGTGATTGAAAAATTAAAAAAGGCACATGCGAGAGTACCAAAGAAAGAAGAGGATCCAATCATTACGAATCCGCCTAATTCGGTAGAAAGACAATTACCGCAAATTAATACAGCTGTTCCAATGGAGCAACTAAAACAAGTTAATAAAGAGTTACTTTCATATCCACCTCAATTTCAAATTTTTGATAAATTAGGAAAAGTTTTAAAAAGAAGAAATGATGCATTGGAAGGCGACGGAAAAATTGATTGGTCACTGGCAGAAACATTGGCTTTTGCTACAATACTAGAGGATGGTACACCAATTCGTCTTTCTGGTCAAGATTCAGAACGTGGAACATTTGCTCATCGTAATATTATCCTGCATGACTATATGACTGGAGAACAATATTCTCCGTTGCATACTTTATCTACTGCAAAAGCTTCCTTCGCCGTTCATAATAGTCCATTATCAGAAGGTTCTGTCTTAGGATTTGAGTACGGTTACAATGTACATGCACCAGAGACACTTGTATTATGGGAAGCTCAATTCGGTGACTTTGCAAATGCGGCACAGGTAATATTTGATCAATTCATTGCAGCTGGTAGAGCGAAATGGGGACAGAAATCTGGATTAGTTATGCTTCTTCCACACGGTTATGAAGGGCAGGGTCCAGAACATTCAAGTGCGCGACTAGAACGTTTCTTGATTTTAGCAGCAGAAAATAACTGGACTGTAGCTAATTTATCATCATCTGCTCAATACTTTCATATTTTAAGAAGACAGGCAGCTATTCTGAAAAAAGAAGAAGTACGCCCGCTAGTTATCATGACTCCAAAGAGTTTATTACGTAACGCGGATGTTGCTTCAAATGGTTTAGAATTCAGTGATGGAGCTTTCCATTCCATTTTGGAAGTCGAAAACGCAGGTGGTAATAAAGAGGACGTTACTCGATTAGTTCTCTCAACAGGGAAAATTTCCATTGATTTGTATAAAGCATATCAAAATCTTGCAAACGCTGATGCTATTCATCTTGCAAGAGTGGAAGAAATATATCCTTTCCCAGAAGAAAGACTAGCAGAAATTATCCAACGTTTTCCAAATCTAAAAGAAATAGTTTGGGTGCAAGAAGAACCAAAAAATATGGGGTCATGGAGTTTCATGGAACCTAGAATTAGAAAGCTAATTCCAAATACTATTTCCTTACAATATGTTGGTAGAAGACGAAGATCTAGTCCTGCTGAAGGGGATCCAATTGTTCATCGTAAAGATCAAGCAAGAATTGTAAATGAAGCATTGACACTGGAATGA
- the odhB gene encoding 2-oxoglutarate dehydrogenase complex dihydrolipoyllysine-residue succinyltransferase encodes MAEIKVPELAESITEGTVAQWLKKTGEYVEKGDYIVELETDKVNVEIISEESGIIQELKANEGDTVQVGETIAIVNAQGAVEQPKAAETVEEKPVVEEKTEAPKGEQPKVQEDQSVTKQLPIASPAARKLARERGIDLTAVQTNDPLGRVRAQDVAAYEQKQVAAPTKPAQAPKPAATTPSVEADNRVERVRMTRRRQTIANRLLEVKQNTAMLTTFNEVDMTNIMALRNRRKDAFQKENEVKLGFMSFFTKAVVAALKKAPLLNAEIQGDQIVLKKYYDIGIAVSTDEGLVVPVLRDADRKNFAEIEGEILEFASKARNNKLSLSDLQGGTFTITNGGVFGSLLSTPILNGPQVGILGMHKIQLRPVSIDAERMENRPMMYLALSYDHRIIDGKEAVTFLARVKALLEDPESLLFEA; translated from the coding sequence ATGGCAGAGATTAAAGTACCAGAATTAGCTGAATCAATTACAGAGGGAACAGTTGCACAATGGTTAAAGAAAACAGGGGAGTATGTGGAAAAGGGCGACTATATCGTTGAACTAGAGACGGATAAGGTAAATGTAGAGATTATTTCAGAGGAAAGCGGAATCATCCAAGAGCTAAAAGCAAATGAAGGAGATACCGTGCAAGTTGGTGAAACCATTGCGATTGTAAATGCACAAGGAGCAGTTGAACAACCAAAAGCAGCTGAAACAGTGGAAGAAAAGCCGGTAGTAGAAGAAAAAACTGAAGCGCCAAAAGGAGAACAACCTAAGGTACAAGAAGATCAATCAGTTACGAAACAACTACCGATTGCTTCTCCAGCAGCTCGAAAATTGGCTCGAGAACGAGGAATTGATTTAACGGCTGTCCAAACAAATGATCCATTAGGAAGAGTTAGAGCGCAAGATGTAGCAGCATACGAGCAAAAGCAAGTAGCTGCTCCAACTAAGCCAGCACAAGCTCCAAAACCAGCAGCAACAACTCCTTCAGTGGAAGCAGATAATCGAGTCGAAAGAGTTAGAATGACAAGAAGAAGACAAACCATTGCTAATCGATTATTAGAAGTAAAACAAAATACAGCGATGCTCACTACTTTCAATGAAGTAGATATGACAAATATCATGGCACTTAGAAATCGCCGAAAAGATGCCTTCCAAAAAGAAAATGAGGTGAAGCTTGGATTTATGTCTTTCTTTACGAAAGCAGTAGTAGCTGCTTTAAAGAAAGCACCGCTATTAAATGCAGAGATTCAAGGCGATCAGATTGTCTTGAAAAAATATTATGATATCGGTATTGCAGTATCAACAGATGAAGGACTTGTTGTACCGGTATTAAGAGATGCAGACCGTAAAAATTTTGCAGAAATTGAAGGCGAAATTTTAGAATTTGCTAGTAAAGCAAGAAATAATAAACTTTCCTTAAGTGATTTGCAAGGCGGTACATTTACGATTACAAATGGTGGGGTGTTCGGATCCTTGTTATCTACTCCAATTCTTAATGGACCACAGGTTGGAATTCTAGGAATGCATAAAATTCAACTAAGACCGGTTTCAATTGATGCAGAAAGAATGGAAAATCGTCCAATGATGTATCTTGCTTTATCCTATGACCATCGAATTATTGATGGAAAAGAAGCAGTTACCTTCCTAGCAAGAGTAAAAGCATTACTAGAAGATCCAGAATCCTTGTTGTTTGAGGCTTGA